Proteins encoded by one window of Halomonas sp. SH5A2:
- a CDS encoding exopolysaccharide biosynthesis protein, with the protein MDDRNEGSTLMDLIASLERMEQEVQRVSVDDVVNAVGRRSFGPLLLVTGLITLAPIIGDIPGMPTLMAILVLLVSGQLLAGRETFWLPSWMLKRSISRRKFDKGIYYLKKPARWIDGLLRVRLPWLTGYIGIRVTAFVCLLIALAMPPMEFIPFSANGAGLALSLLGLGLVARDGAALLLGFALFGITCTLILVGLL; encoded by the coding sequence ATGGATGATCGCAACGAAGGCTCAACATTAATGGATTTAATTGCGTCGTTGGAACGCATGGAACAGGAAGTTCAGCGAGTCAGTGTTGACGATGTGGTGAATGCCGTGGGGCGGCGTTCTTTCGGCCCTCTGCTGTTGGTGACGGGGCTGATCACGCTGGCACCGATTATTGGTGATATTCCCGGTATGCCAACGCTGATGGCGATCCTGGTGCTGCTGGTGTCTGGGCAATTGCTGGCCGGGCGGGAGACCTTCTGGCTGCCCAGCTGGATGCTCAAGCGCTCGATTTCGCGCCGCAAGTTCGATAAAGGCATTTACTATTTAAAAAAGCCTGCCCGCTGGATTGATGGGCTGTTGCGGGTTCGCCTGCCGTGGTTAACCGGTTATATTGGCATTCGCGTGACGGCCTTTGTGTGCCTGTTGATTGCCCTGGCCATGCCGCCAATGGAGTTTATTCCCTTTTCTGCCAACGGCGCCGGGCTGGCGCTGTCGCTGCTAGGCCTGGGTCTGGTCGCACGGGATGGCGCCGCATTGCTGCTTGGGTTTGCGCTGTTTGGCATCACCTGCACGCTCATTCTCGTTGGCCTGCTTTAA
- a CDS encoding tellurite resistance TerB family protein has translation MLDTIQQFFQRTLSHPEQRENQTITLERASAALLFEIARADHDTSDAELEALRRMLLQRYQLSETDVDELMALARDEVENAVDHYQFVSLIKDEYGYDRRCELVALMWQLAWADGSVDALEEHRIRRLADLLHVSHSDFIRTKLLTEERINQDG, from the coding sequence ATGCTGGACACCATCCAACAGTTTTTTCAGCGCACGCTTTCGCACCCCGAGCAGCGTGAGAACCAGACCATCACCCTCGAGCGGGCCTCGGCCGCGTTGCTGTTCGAGATTGCCCGGGCCGACCACGATACCAGCGACGCCGAGCTTGAGGCGTTGCGTCGCATGCTACTGCAGCGCTACCAGCTCAGTGAAACCGATGTTGACGAGCTGATGGCGCTGGCGCGGGACGAAGTGGAAAACGCTGTCGACCACTACCAGTTTGTCAGCCTGATCAAGGACGAATACGGCTACGATCGACGCTGCGAGCTGGTGGCGTTGATGTGGCAACTGGCCTGGGCCGACGGCAGCGTCGATGCTCTGGAAGAGCACCGTATTCGGCGCCTGGCTGATCTCCTCCACGTCAGCCACAGCGATTTTATTCGCACCAAACTATTAACCGAGGAGCGTATTAACCAGGATGGATGA
- a CDS encoding nucleoid-associated protein → MPLLHSIVHRLDPTLDGERLTLTAAPAEADSAEPVMESLVSALNDTYNTKPKGWGRFAEEGEHAGPLSVWLKDYLAGEQRFSELATALAERLVSTLQEQLSVSGYLVISHQRQGDTETLFMGLAHQREGIGIDDSHQAVPAAQLNTRQLTLAARINLSQWQSDSPDAQYVSFLKDRGGKKLGEGMATLLGMEEGIDAPTETRTLLKAFSDYVEKEDFDDEASREKTDTLVDYANDQMSRGEPMTLDELSALVDEQQPKAFYEHIRNADYGLSPEIPPDKRTINQFRRFTGRAGGVSISFDSHLLGSSIEYDATQDRLIIKQVPKQLKEQLTKQS, encoded by the coding sequence ATGCCACTACTGCACAGTATCGTTCACCGCCTGGACCCGACGCTCGACGGCGAGCGCCTGACGCTGACAGCCGCCCCGGCAGAGGCCGACAGCGCCGAGCCGGTAATGGAAAGCCTGGTCAGCGCGCTCAACGACACCTACAACACTAAGCCCAAAGGCTGGGGGCGATTTGCCGAAGAGGGCGAGCACGCCGGGCCGTTATCGGTGTGGCTGAAAGACTACCTCGCCGGTGAGCAGCGCTTTTCGGAGCTTGCCACCGCGCTTGCCGAGCGGCTCGTCAGCACCTTGCAAGAGCAGCTGTCAGTCAGTGGTTACCTGGTGATCAGCCATCAGCGCCAGGGCGATACCGAAACGCTTTTCATGGGGCTTGCCCATCAGCGTGAGGGCATTGGCATCGATGACTCGCACCAGGCGGTGCCTGCCGCCCAGCTCAATACCCGTCAGCTGACGCTGGCCGCGCGGATCAATCTCAGCCAGTGGCAGAGCGACTCGCCGGATGCCCAGTACGTGTCCTTCCTCAAGGACCGCGGCGGCAAGAAGCTGGGCGAGGGGATGGCGACCTTGCTGGGCATGGAAGAAGGCATCGATGCACCCACAGAGACCCGCACGCTGCTCAAGGCCTTCAGCGACTACGTCGAGAAAGAGGATTTCGACGATGAGGCCAGCCGGGAAAAAACCGACACGCTGGTGGATTACGCCAACGACCAGATGAGCCGTGGGGAACCCATGACGCTCGATGAACTCTCAGCGCTGGTCGATGAACAACAGCCCAAGGCCTTTTACGAGCATATTCGTAATGCCGACTATGGCCTTTCGCCGGAAATCCCCCCGGACAAGCGCACGATCAATCAATTCCGGCGGTTTACCGGGCGTGCGGGCGGTGTCTCGATCAGTTTTGACTCGCACCTGCTCGGCTCAAGTATTGAATACGATGCCACCCAGGACCGGTTGATCATCAAGCAGGTGCCCAAACAGTTAAAAGAGCAACTGACCAAGCAGTCGTAA
- a CDS encoding ABC transporter permease, giving the protein MNLYPVRAIYMAEMARTRRTLLQSIVSPVISTSLYFVVFGAAIGSRISEIDGISYGAFIVPGLIMLMLLTQSVSNASFGIFFPKFSGSIYELLSAPISYLEIVMGYVGAAASKSILLGLIILATSGFFVPLEVAHPFWMLTFLVLTAVTFSLLGFIIGIWAEGFDRLQLVPLLVITPLTFLGGSFYSIDMLPPFWQGVTLLNPVVYLVSGFRWSFYGISDVSLAASVIMICLFLAVCLATIGWIFRTGYRLKP; this is encoded by the coding sequence ATGAATCTTTATCCTGTTCGCGCCATCTACATGGCTGAAATGGCGCGTACCCGGCGCACCCTGCTGCAAAGTATTGTCTCGCCGGTGATTTCGACATCGCTCTACTTCGTCGTCTTTGGCGCGGCGATTGGCTCGCGCATCAGCGAGATTGATGGCATCAGCTACGGCGCCTTTATCGTGCCGGGCCTGATCATGCTGATGCTGCTGACGCAAAGCGTATCGAACGCCTCGTTCGGGATATTCTTTCCCAAGTTCTCCGGCAGCATTTACGAGCTACTCTCGGCACCGATCTCGTACCTGGAAATAGTCATGGGCTACGTGGGCGCGGCGGCCTCCAAGTCGATCCTGCTGGGGCTGATCATTCTCGCCACCTCCGGGTTTTTTGTGCCTTTGGAAGTCGCCCACCCCTTCTGGATGCTGACCTTTCTGGTGCTCACCGCGGTTACCTTCAGCCTGCTGGGCTTTATCATTGGTATCTGGGCCGAGGGCTTTGACCGCTTGCAGCTAGTGCCGCTGTTGGTGATTACCCCGCTGACCTTCCTGGGCGGCAGTTTCTACTCCATCGACATGCTGCCGCCGTTCTGGCAGGGCGTCACGCTGCTCAACCCGGTGGTGTATCTGGTCAGTGGCTTTCGCTGGAGCTTTTACGGCATCAGTGATGTCAGCCTGGCGGCCAGCGTTATCATGATATGCCTGTTCCTGGCGGTCTGTTTAGCCACCATTGGCTGGATTTTCCGCACGGGCTACCGTCTTAAACCCTAG
- a CDS encoding ABC transporter ATP-binding protein, whose product MNDAIIEIRGLNKTYRGGFQALSRVDLQIQRGEIFALLGPNGAGKTTLISVVCGLVNPSEGQVLVDGFDNVADYRQARERIGLVPQELTNEAFETVWNTVSFSRGLFGKAPNPAHIESVLKSLALWDKRNNRLITLSGGMKRRVLIAKALSHEPRILFLDEPTAGVDVELRREMWQVVRELRDNGVTIILTTHYIEEAEEMADRIGVINNGEIVLVEDKAALMSKLGSKQLTLYLNEPLETLPSALDRPELSLSSEGHELVFTYDGHQEDDGHGIPALLTDLEREGIAFKDLHTRQSSLEDIFVDLVKERA is encoded by the coding sequence TTGAACGATGCCATTATCGAAATCCGAGGTCTGAATAAAACCTACCGGGGCGGCTTTCAAGCGCTCAGCCGTGTCGATTTACAGATCCAGCGCGGCGAAATTTTTGCCCTACTGGGCCCCAATGGGGCGGGCAAAACCACGCTGATCAGCGTGGTATGTGGTCTGGTCAACCCCAGCGAAGGTCAGGTACTGGTGGATGGCTTCGATAACGTCGCCGACTACCGCCAAGCCCGCGAGCGCATTGGCCTGGTACCCCAGGAACTCACCAATGAAGCGTTTGAAACCGTCTGGAACACGGTCAGCTTCAGCCGCGGGCTGTTCGGCAAGGCGCCAAACCCGGCGCATATCGAAAGCGTGCTCAAATCGCTGGCGCTGTGGGATAAGCGCAATAACCGCTTGATCACGCTCTCCGGTGGGATGAAACGCCGCGTGCTGATCGCCAAGGCGCTGTCCCACGAGCCGCGCATCCTGTTTCTGGACGAACCGACCGCTGGTGTCGACGTCGAGCTGCGCCGCGAGATGTGGCAGGTGGTGCGCGAGCTGCGCGATAACGGTGTGACCATCATCCTGACCACCCACTACATCGAAGAAGCCGAAGAAATGGCCGACCGCATCGGCGTGATCAACAACGGTGAAATCGTACTGGTCGAGGACAAGGCAGCGCTGATGAGCAAGCTGGGCAGCAAGCAGCTGACGCTTTATCTCAACGAGCCGCTGGAAACCCTGCCGTCCGCCCTAGACCGCCCCGAACTCAGCCTGTCGTCCGAAGGCCATGAGCTGGTCTTTACCTACGACGGCCATCAGGAAGACGACGGCCACGGCATCCCCGCGCTGCTCACCGACCTTGAACGCGAAGGCATTGCCTTCAAGGACCTGCACACCCGGCAAAGCTCGCTGGAAGATATTTTCGTTGACCTGGTTAAGGAGCGCGCATGA
- a CDS encoding serine hydrolase, with product MRHWIQLGLVALTLLFTLPAQAEGYDAHWYDAHWYQEVDKRSAWQSDLDARMSALEERFAGDIGVYLQDLTSGEAYSWRADDPWYLASLIKIPVAAEVLGERIPISERLTLKQSDFVDGAGPTNWHDPGTPISVGYLLEHMITVSDNTATDMLIDRVGLDNVNQRAQAMVAANGGDPAALGPISKLVGVRQGVYGELHPEARQLGGMDFISLRQSPVSQRPRALAQRLGVAPQALNQPDYHHAFDAYHASGENVGTLRAVGDVLATLYLGAMPDLQGTPRDEVLALMANTTSGEDRLKQGLGEGVSFAHKTGTQDRRSCDAGVVERDDMPNAAWAVVTCTQGPDAVSEHERALAGVGLALRRSGALGTPW from the coding sequence TTGCGACATTGGATACAGCTGGGGCTTGTGGCGCTAACGCTGCTTTTTACGCTGCCTGCCCAAGCGGAAGGCTACGACGCCCATTGGTACGACGCTCATTGGTACCAAGAGGTTGATAAACGCAGTGCCTGGCAAAGCGACCTCGATGCACGGATGAGCGCATTGGAGGAACGCTTCGCTGGTGATATCGGCGTCTACCTGCAAGACCTGACCAGCGGTGAGGCCTACAGCTGGCGTGCCGATGATCCCTGGTACCTCGCGTCACTGATCAAGATTCCGGTCGCGGCGGAAGTGCTGGGTGAACGTATACCGATCAGCGAAAGGTTGACGCTTAAGCAAAGCGATTTTGTCGATGGCGCAGGGCCCACCAACTGGCACGACCCCGGCACGCCCATCTCGGTGGGCTATTTGCTGGAGCACATGATCACCGTGAGCGATAACACCGCCACGGATATGCTGATTGACCGCGTCGGACTGGATAACGTCAATCAACGCGCTCAGGCCATGGTGGCGGCCAACGGTGGCGACCCCGCAGCGCTTGGGCCAATCTCCAAACTGGTGGGAGTGCGCCAGGGGGTTTACGGTGAACTCCACCCGGAGGCGCGCCAATTGGGCGGCATGGATTTTATCAGTCTCCGTCAGTCACCCGTGAGCCAGCGCCCCCGTGCGTTGGCACAGCGGCTCGGCGTAGCGCCTCAAGCGCTCAATCAGCCCGACTACCATCACGCCTTTGATGCCTACCATGCCAGCGGTGAAAACGTCGGCACCCTGCGTGCTGTCGGCGATGTGCTGGCAACGCTGTACCTTGGCGCCATGCCTGACCTTCAAGGTACGCCGCGGGATGAGGTGCTCGCGCTGATGGCCAACACCACCTCCGGGGAAGATCGGCTAAAACAAGGGCTGGGCGAAGGAGTGAGCTTTGCGCACAAGACCGGCACCCAGGACCGGCGCAGCTGCGATGCGGGGGTGGTGGAGAGAGATGACATGCCCAACGCCGCCTGGGCTGTGGTCACCTGCACCCAGGGGCCAGATGCGGTCAGCGAACACGAACGTGCGCTAGCAGGCGTCGGGTTAGCCCTGCGGCGCAGTGGCGCATTGGGAACACCCTGGTAG